One Mycolicibacterium goodii genomic region harbors:
- a CDS encoding dihydrofolate reductase — MRLIWAQSTSGIIGRDNSIPWRLPEDLARFKELTMGHPVVMGRLTWESLPASVRPLLGRRNIVVTRDADYRAEGAEVVTGLPDEPDAWVIGGAQIYALALPRADRCEVTEVDIDLTRVDGDAHAPVLDESWVATTGEWQTSTSGLRFRFCSYRR; from the coding sequence ATGAGGTTGATCTGGGCCCAGTCGACCTCAGGGATCATCGGCCGGGACAATTCCATCCCCTGGCGCCTGCCCGAGGACCTCGCGCGGTTCAAGGAGCTGACCATGGGCCATCCCGTCGTGATGGGACGGCTCACCTGGGAGTCGCTGCCTGCCTCGGTGCGCCCGCTGCTAGGGCGCCGCAACATCGTCGTCACCCGTGACGCCGACTACCGGGCCGAGGGCGCCGAGGTGGTCACCGGCCTGCCCGACGAACCCGATGCCTGGGTCATCGGCGGCGCCCAGATCTATGCGCTGGCACTTCCGCGGGCCGACCGCTGTGAGGTCACCGAGGTCGACATCGACCTGACGCGCGTCGACGGTGATGCGCACGCTCCGGTGCTCGACGAGTCGTGGGTCGCGACGACGGGCGAGTGGCAGACGAGTACGTCAGGCCTGCGCTTCCGGTTCTGCAGCTACCGGCGCTGA
- a CDS encoding thymidylate synthase translates to MPIDTPYEDLLRLVTERGTPKSDRTGTGTRSLFGHQMRYDLSAGFPLITTKKVHTKSVIYELLWFLRGDSNVRWLQEHGVTIWDEWASETGDLGPVYGVQWRSWPTPSGEHIDQISGALELLKSDPDSRRNIVSAWNVGEIPQMALPPCHAFFQFYVADGKLSCQLYQRSADLFLGVPFNIASYALLTHMMAAQAGLDVGEFIWTGGDCHIYDNHTEQVALQLSREPRPYPELVLAPRDSIFDYTYEDIAIVNYDPHPAIKAPVAV, encoded by the coding sequence GTGCCGATCGACACGCCGTATGAGGACCTTCTGCGACTGGTGACCGAGCGTGGCACGCCGAAATCCGATCGCACGGGCACCGGGACCCGCAGCCTGTTCGGGCATCAGATGCGCTACGACCTGTCAGCCGGGTTCCCGCTGATCACCACCAAGAAGGTGCACACCAAGTCGGTGATCTACGAGCTGCTGTGGTTCTTGCGCGGCGACTCCAACGTGCGCTGGCTGCAGGAGCACGGCGTCACGATCTGGGACGAATGGGCCAGCGAGACCGGTGATCTGGGTCCGGTTTACGGCGTGCAGTGGCGGTCGTGGCCCACCCCGTCGGGTGAGCACATCGACCAGATCTCGGGGGCGCTGGAACTGCTCAAGAGCGATCCGGACTCGCGGCGCAACATCGTCTCGGCCTGGAACGTCGGCGAGATCCCGCAGATGGCGCTGCCGCCGTGCCATGCGTTCTTCCAGTTCTACGTCGCCGACGGCAAGCTGAGCTGCCAGCTGTACCAGCGCAGTGCCGACCTGTTCCTCGGCGTGCCGTTCAACATCGCCAGCTACGCGTTGCTGACGCACATGATGGCCGCCCAGGCCGGCCTGGACGTCGGCGAGTTCATCTGGACCGGCGGGGATTGCCACATCTACGACAACCACACCGAGCAGGTGGCCCTGCAGCTCAGCCGCGAACCCAGGCCGTATCCGGAACTGGTTCTCGCACCGCGTGATTCGATCTTCGACTACACCTACGAGGACATCGCGATCGTGAACTACGATCCGCACCCGGCCATCAAGGCGCCCGTAGCGGTATGA
- a CDS encoding dienelactone hydrolase family protein has protein sequence MPTINDTITTPDGTCPVTVATPEGSGPWPGVVLFPDAGGLRPTMEEMAAKLAGFGYVVLVPDVYYRIPNWGPIDLNTVFSDQEQRKKLFEMMGTLTPEVIASDAEAFFDYLAARPDVTGERFGTTGYCMGGRASLIVATRVPDRVAAALSFHGGRIAVADDPDSPHLLADKIQAVVYVAGAENDASFTEDDAKRLEDALSGASVEHTIEFYPAGHGFAVPDHLSVYDEAAAQRHWENTERVFGAVLASA, from the coding sequence ATGCCGACGATCAACGACACCATCACCACGCCCGATGGCACCTGCCCGGTCACCGTCGCCACCCCCGAGGGCTCCGGCCCGTGGCCAGGGGTCGTGCTGTTCCCCGACGCAGGCGGTCTGCGCCCCACCATGGAGGAGATGGCGGCCAAGTTGGCTGGCTTCGGATACGTCGTACTCGTCCCCGATGTCTATTACCGCATCCCGAACTGGGGACCGATCGACCTCAACACCGTCTTCAGCGATCAGGAACAGCGCAAGAAGCTCTTCGAGATGATGGGCACCCTCACCCCCGAGGTCATCGCGTCGGACGCCGAGGCGTTCTTCGACTACCTGGCCGCGCGGCCCGACGTGACCGGTGAGCGGTTCGGCACCACCGGTTACTGCATGGGTGGACGGGCGTCGCTTATCGTCGCGACCCGCGTACCCGACCGCGTCGCGGCGGCGCTGTCGTTCCACGGCGGACGGATCGCGGTCGCGGACGACCCGGACAGCCCCCATCTGCTGGCCGACAAGATCCAGGCCGTCGTCTACGTCGCCGGGGCCGAGAACGACGCGTCGTTCACCGAGGACGACGCCAAACGGCTCGAAGACGCCCTGTCCGGCGCATCGGTCGAGCACACCATCGAGTTCTATCCGGCCGGGCACGGCTTCGCGGTGCCCGATCACCTCTCGGTGTACGACGAGGCCGCCGCACAGCGTCACTGGGAGAACACCGAGCGCGTCTTCGGGGCCGTATTGGCGTCTGCCTAG
- a CDS encoding HpcH/HpaI aldolase/citrate lyase family protein produces MYDQPIHDPDPSASPGFRIDPVLARSWLLVNGAQYERFAPASRSRADIVILDIEDAVAPKDKTAARDNVVRWLSEGNTDWVRVNGFGTPWWADDLDTLKGTSVGGIMLAMVESVDHVTETANRLPDVPIVALVETARGLERITEIAATKGTFRLAFGIGDFRRDTGFGENPATLAYARSRFTIAAKAAHLPSAIDGPTVGSSPLKLAEAAAVSAEFGMTGKICLTPDQCQTVNEGLSPSQDEISWAKEFFAEFQRDGGEIRNGSDLPRIARANKILELARAYGIHEPEYSSDDPDHVPAPSDTYHY; encoded by the coding sequence GTGTACGACCAGCCGATCCATGACCCGGATCCCAGCGCTTCGCCGGGATTTCGCATCGACCCCGTACTGGCGCGCAGCTGGCTGCTGGTGAACGGGGCGCAGTACGAGCGGTTCGCCCCCGCGTCGCGCTCACGCGCCGACATCGTGATTCTCGACATCGAGGACGCGGTGGCGCCCAAGGACAAGACCGCGGCCCGAGACAACGTGGTGCGGTGGCTGTCCGAGGGCAACACCGACTGGGTGCGCGTCAACGGCTTCGGCACGCCGTGGTGGGCCGACGACCTCGACACCCTGAAGGGGACGTCGGTGGGCGGCATCATGCTGGCCATGGTCGAATCCGTCGACCATGTCACCGAGACCGCCAACCGGCTGCCGGACGTGCCCATCGTCGCGTTGGTGGAGACCGCGCGCGGGCTGGAGCGCATCACCGAGATCGCGGCGACCAAGGGCACGTTCCGGCTCGCGTTCGGGATCGGTGACTTCCGTCGCGACACCGGTTTCGGCGAGAACCCCGCGACGTTGGCCTATGCGCGGTCCCGCTTCACCATCGCGGCCAAGGCCGCGCATCTGCCGAGCGCGATCGACGGCCCGACGGTGGGTTCGAGTCCCTTGAAGTTGGCGGAGGCGGCGGCCGTGTCGGCAGAGTTCGGCATGACCGGCAAGATCTGCCTCACGCCGGACCAGTGCCAGACGGTCAACGAGGGCCTGTCTCCGTCGCAGGACGAGATCAGTTGGGCCAAGGAGTTTTTCGCGGAGTTCCAGCGCGACGGCGGCGAGATCCGCAACGGATCGGACCTACCGCGAATCGCGCGGGCGAACAAGATTCTCGAGCTCGCGCGGGCCTACGGCATCCACGAGCCGGAATACAGCAGTGACGATCCCGATCACGTGCCCGCCCCGTCGGACACCTACCACTACTGA
- a CDS encoding flavodoxin family protein: MSRTLLVVHHTPSPATRELLEAVLAGAKDPDITGVDVVTRPALAATVTDMLDADGYLFGTTANFGYMSGALKHFFDTVYYPVLDHVAGRPYGLWVHGNNDTAGAASAVDRIVTGLTLTKAADTLEITGAVDAAVRESAYELGGTLAATLMD, translated from the coding sequence GTGAGCAGGACGCTGCTGGTCGTGCACCACACGCCGTCTCCCGCGACACGTGAACTGCTCGAGGCCGTCCTCGCCGGGGCGAAAGATCCCGATATCACCGGAGTCGACGTCGTCACCCGTCCCGCGCTGGCCGCGACCGTTACCGACATGCTCGACGCCGACGGTTACCTGTTCGGCACCACGGCAAACTTCGGCTACATGAGCGGAGCGCTCAAACACTTCTTCGACACGGTGTACTACCCGGTGCTTGACCACGTTGCCGGCCGACCGTATGGGTTATGGGTGCACGGCAACAACGACACCGCAGGCGCCGCCAGTGCCGTGGACCGCATCGTCACGGGGCTGACCCTGACGAAGGCCGCCGACACCCTGGAGATCACCGGGGCCGTCGACGCGGCTGTTCGGGAATCCGCCTACGAGCTGGGCGGCACGCTGGCCGCGACGTTGATGGACTGA
- the dapB gene encoding 4-hydroxy-tetrahydrodipicolinate reductase, producing MRVGVLGARGKVGATMVAAVEAAEDLTFSAGVDAGDELSLLTESKTEVVIDFTHPDVVMDNLKFVIDNGIHAVVGTTGFTWERIEQVEAWVKAKPGASVLIAPNFAIGAVLSMHFAKQAAKYFESVEIIELHHPHKADAPSGTAARTAKLIAEARKGLPPNPDATSTGLDGARGADVDGVPVHSVRLAGLVAHQEVLFGTQGETLTIRHDSLDRTSFVPGVLLAVRKISGLPGLTVGIEPLLDLS from the coding sequence AGGTCGGCGCGACCATGGTCGCAGCAGTCGAGGCGGCGGAGGATCTCACGTTCTCAGCCGGTGTCGACGCCGGTGACGAACTGAGTCTGCTCACCGAGTCGAAGACCGAGGTGGTCATCGACTTCACGCATCCCGACGTCGTCATGGACAACCTGAAGTTCGTGATCGACAACGGAATTCACGCCGTCGTCGGCACCACGGGCTTCACGTGGGAGCGTATCGAACAGGTCGAGGCGTGGGTGAAGGCAAAGCCGGGGGCCTCGGTGCTGATCGCCCCGAACTTCGCGATCGGCGCGGTGCTGTCGATGCATTTCGCCAAGCAGGCCGCCAAGTACTTCGAATCCGTCGAGATCATCGAACTGCACCACCCGCACAAGGCCGACGCCCCGTCGGGCACCGCGGCCCGTACGGCCAAGCTGATCGCGGAAGCACGAAAAGGTCTGCCGCCCAACCCTGACGCCACCAGCACGGGCCTCGACGGTGCGCGCGGAGCCGACGTCGACGGCGTCCCGGTGCACTCCGTGCGGCTCGCCGGACTGGTCGCCCACCAGGAGGTGCTGTTCGGCACGCAGGGGGAGACGCTGACGATCCGCCACGACAGCCTCGACCGCACGTCGTTCGTGCCCGGTGTGCTGCTCGCGGTCCGCAAGATCAGCGGGCTCCCGGGCCTCACAGTCGGTATTGAGCCGCTGCTCGATCTCTCGTGA